In the Bacillus shivajii genome, one interval contains:
- the deoC gene encoding deoxyribose-phosphate aldolase, protein MIDHTLLKPESTKEQIINLCKEAVEYNFATVCVNPFWVPTAAEELKGTKVGITTVVGFPLGSTSTFVKISETRDAIASGATEIDMVINVGALKSGENEIVKKDIEGVVLAAKGQAPVKVIIETGYLTEEEKRKACMLAKMAGADFVKTSTGFGPGCATPEDIALMRETVGPDMGVKASACVRDLDTAKKMIAAGATRIGASAGKEIVKGGVGKGY, encoded by the coding sequence ATGATTGACCATACATTACTAAAGCCTGAAAGTACAAAGGAACAAATTATTAATCTTTGTAAAGAAGCGGTAGAATATAATTTTGCGACGGTTTGTGTGAACCCGTTCTGGGTACCAACCGCAGCAGAGGAACTAAAAGGTACGAAAGTGGGCATTACGACAGTTGTTGGATTTCCGTTAGGGTCTACGAGCACGTTTGTGAAGATCTCGGAAACTCGTGATGCGATCGCATCAGGTGCAACAGAAATTGATATGGTGATTAATGTAGGTGCCCTAAAGTCTGGAGAAAACGAAATCGTGAAAAAGGACATTGAAGGTGTCGTTTTAGCAGCGAAAGGCCAAGCACCAGTAAAAGTCATCATTGAAACAGGTTACTTAACAGAAGAAGAGAAGCGAAAAGCATGTATGCTCGCAAAAATGGCTGGTGCTGACTTTGTAAAAACATCGACTGGGTTTGGACCAGGCTGTGCGACACCGGAAGATATCGCGCTTATGAGAGAAACAGTCGGACCAGACATGGGTGTAAAAGCGTCTGCTTGTGTACGAGACCTTGATACTGCGAAGAAAATGATCGCAGCAGGCGCAACGAGAATTGGCGCAAGCGCAGGGAAAGAAATCGTCAAAGGCGGAGTCGGAAAAGGGTATTAA
- a CDS encoding M14 family zinc carboxypeptidase yields the protein MKKTLTMMLAFLLFMSLSISVFAEPQSKPNGPWIQPEQEVKLEALMSPEELEKKLLQINDRARDDRMELDVVGYSATYEYPIYAVKFGEADTDNPKIFIQTQIHGDEQLGTEASVDLIQQLAMSNNKDIRTILDNVTVWFIPMLNPDGSVVFETEQGQSKQRQNLQVWDPTEFGLVEDTAAPWYYRPDFVSGEMGFDVNRDFHPYLDLELGPDNADVIPQDSSEPGVYVTPEAQASRDVFNELQPDLFIDHHHRYSNVVSEDDDRLNTLQLIAQVVDEETVVSYDGVDYQVDEESLNLSKQVNSYVYKALQRGNSPFGAISRFPEVNLPGTALGSYSMNGAAIMLYETRGQQHPYGHTGQKANGQYTQQSYVGLYETLRGFATGEIYDVDPVFYDEEIPYGSPRISTP from the coding sequence ATGAAGAAAACTTTAACAATGATGTTGGCGTTTTTACTATTTATGTCACTAAGTATCTCAGTATTTGCAGAACCTCAATCAAAGCCTAATGGACCATGGATCCAACCAGAGCAAGAAGTGAAATTAGAGGCTTTGATGTCTCCTGAGGAATTAGAGAAAAAGCTATTACAGATTAACGACCGCGCACGTGATGACAGAATGGAATTGGATGTTGTCGGATATTCAGCAACTTATGAATACCCAATCTACGCTGTAAAGTTTGGAGAAGCTGATACAGACAACCCGAAAATTTTCATTCAAACGCAAATTCACGGTGATGAACAGCTAGGGACAGAAGCATCTGTTGACTTGATTCAACAGCTTGCAATGAGTAACAATAAGGACATTCGAACAATTTTAGATAATGTCACGGTCTGGTTTATCCCGATGCTTAATCCAGACGGCTCCGTTGTTTTTGAAACAGAACAGGGACAGTCTAAGCAAAGACAAAACTTACAAGTATGGGATCCAACTGAATTTGGCTTAGTAGAAGACACTGCAGCACCTTGGTATTATCGTCCAGATTTTGTGAGCGGAGAAATGGGCTTTGATGTGAACCGCGACTTTCATCCATATTTAGATTTAGAGCTCGGGCCAGACAATGCAGATGTTATTCCGCAAGATAGCTCAGAGCCAGGGGTATATGTTACACCAGAGGCACAAGCATCTAGAGATGTATTTAATGAATTGCAGCCTGATTTATTTATCGATCACCACCACCGTTACAGTAATGTTGTCTCTGAAGACGATGATCGTCTTAATACGTTACAGCTGATTGCTCAAGTTGTAGATGAAGAAACAGTTGTGAGCTACGATGGCGTCGATTATCAAGTTGATGAAGAGTCACTTAATCTATCAAAACAAGTAAACAGTTACGTTTATAAAGCGTTACAGAGAGGGAATTCACCATTCGGAGCTATCTCAAGATTCCCAGAGGTTAACTTACCAGGAACAGCTCTTGGAAGTTATTCGATGAATGGGGCAGCAATTATGCTCTATGAAACTCGTGGACAACAGCATCCATACGGCCATACTGGTCAAAAAGCGAACGGTCAATATACGCAACAATCATATGTCGGTCTCTATGAAACATTACGAGGGTTTGCAACTGGCGAAATTTATGATGTAGATCCGGTCTTTTACGATGAAGAAATCCCATACGGCAGCCCAAGAATCAGCACACCGTAA
- a CDS encoding BMC domain-containing protein, whose product MNNALGMVETKGLVGAVEAADAMMKAANVTLVGKEQVGGGLVTVLVRGDVGAVKAATEAGADAATRVGEFLSVHVIPRPHQEVEKILPGQK is encoded by the coding sequence ATGAATAACGCATTAGGTATGGTAGAAACAAAAGGGTTAGTAGGAGCAGTAGAAGCAGCAGACGCAATGATGAAGGCAGCAAACGTAACATTAGTAGGTAAAGAGCAAGTAGGCGGCGGTCTAGTAACCGTATTAGTTCGCGGAGATGTAGGTGCCGTAAAAGCAGCGACAGAAGCTGGCGCAGATGCAGCAACTCGTGTTGGTGAGTTCTTATCTGTACATGTGATCCCTCGCCCGCACCAAGAAGTTGAGAAAATTTTACCTGGCCAAAAATAA
- the tpiA gene encoding triose-phosphate isomerase, with product MMNESTTIQHYVKNLVEEAVHEVLGKEAETPLQFSPRRKLVVGNWKMNMSMELVGDFARSFQVKAENSEVVICPPFPLIYPAKVAFGQSHDSIFLGAQDVHAEDSGAHTGEVSADMLTEVGCQFAIVGHSERREAGETDEEVALKVKQALRKGIEPIICVGETLDERELGKTNDVVENQVLKALEKVDDVSKVILAYEPVWAIGTGLSATADEAQTVHQFIRETVSGRFGEVAQKLPILYGGSVKPDTAGNLAAMNDIDGVLVGGASLKAEDFAAIVEAFERG from the coding sequence ATGATGAATGAATCAACAACGATTCAACATTACGTGAAAAACCTTGTGGAAGAAGCCGTTCATGAAGTTCTTGGAAAAGAGGCAGAGACTCCACTTCAGTTTTCACCGAGGCGAAAGCTTGTCGTTGGAAATTGGAAAATGAATATGTCGATGGAGTTAGTTGGAGATTTCGCTCGTTCGTTTCAAGTGAAGGCCGAAAACAGTGAAGTTGTGATTTGTCCACCGTTTCCGCTTATTTATCCAGCGAAGGTTGCTTTCGGTCAGAGTCATGACTCAATTTTTCTCGGGGCACAAGATGTTCACGCAGAAGACAGCGGAGCGCATACAGGTGAAGTTTCAGCAGATATGTTGACTGAGGTCGGGTGCCAGTTTGCCATTGTTGGGCATTCTGAACGACGCGAAGCTGGTGAGACGGATGAAGAAGTTGCGTTAAAAGTAAAGCAAGCTTTAAGAAAAGGAATAGAGCCGATCATCTGTGTTGGTGAAACGCTAGATGAACGAGAATTAGGGAAAACGAACGACGTTGTCGAAAACCAAGTGCTCAAAGCATTAGAAAAAGTAGACGACGTTTCAAAGGTGATTCTTGCATATGAACCTGTTTGGGCGATTGGCACAGGACTTTCTGCAACCGCAGATGAAGCACAAACCGTTCATCAGTTTATTCGCGAAACAGTGAGTGGCCGGTTTGGTGAAGTTGCTCAGAAGTTGCCGATTCTTTACGGAGGATCTGTCAAGCCTGATACAGCAGGGAATTTAGCTGCGATGAATGATATTGATGGTGTCCTTGTCGGTGGTGCAAGTTTGAAAGCGGAGGACTTCGCAGCAATTGTTGAAGCGTTTGAGAGGGGTTGA
- a CDS encoding sensor histidine kinase: MKTFIKNLSFRSKILTALLCTTLLLSSFSFILIHSIEEVNEVSYEIKNKHIPELAWISQWEEELKSKEYMVENAIINDFCCDFIEKYALLNHNAQREEVIDRYGDVPEALSHTKREIERLDFMIMNNVQGLLIIEDHGGAVRFIEEKFYPSLNEIQEELNEMKITTFHTLDVQSGKFPTIVKDAIGLLILITVLAIILSIIMSYRISNSLTRPVETVVEKVGDIADGQYGLSIKGSDQFEIRKLTSSINKMSWRLKESFDKILNDKIYWEQVLNSLPVGIITIEEKTCECTLNHAAEDLLSSNKETVEEEAKRKGHLENEAFWKILSSKRMVKNEKVSFQLGDDEKFLLVSQSALLNENQVMIGRIFYFVDITETEELEKRMHQTEKLALVGELAAGAAHEIRNPLAVIDGFLALMNQSFTDDQKEQFYVPLLMKELERINSIIEEMLLLTKPSAPKMKTAYIEDLLKDIIPLITKGNKEVSVKIDLERKPLLIDEKQMKQVFHNLIRNSIEAMEKQGAILIYSKVNQGFYQLYIEDCGLGIPEKMQESIFKPFLTSKEKGTGLGLTIVQRIIENHEGRIQLISSSDKGTTFMIELPLIIERNGKP, translated from the coding sequence ATGAAAACATTCATTAAAAACTTGTCCTTTCGTAGCAAAATCCTAACAGCCCTTCTCTGTACAACATTACTATTGAGTAGCTTTTCCTTTATCCTCATTCATTCCATCGAAGAAGTGAATGAGGTTAGTTATGAAATAAAGAATAAACATATTCCAGAATTAGCTTGGATATCACAATGGGAAGAAGAGTTAAAGTCTAAAGAATATATGGTAGAAAATGCAATCATCAATGATTTTTGCTGTGATTTTATCGAAAAGTACGCTTTACTTAATCATAACGCACAGCGCGAAGAAGTTATAGACAGATATGGTGACGTTCCAGAAGCGCTGAGTCATACGAAAAGAGAAATTGAACGGTTAGATTTTATGATTATGAATAACGTACAAGGTTTACTTATTATTGAAGATCACGGTGGAGCGGTACGTTTTATTGAGGAAAAATTCTATCCATCCCTAAATGAAATACAAGAAGAATTAAATGAAATGAAAATAACTACCTTTCATACATTAGATGTCCAATCTGGGAAATTCCCAACAATTGTGAAAGATGCAATTGGATTACTCATCTTGATTACGGTACTTGCTATCATTTTATCTATTATCATGTCATATCGAATTAGTAACAGCCTGACCCGTCCGGTTGAAACGGTCGTTGAAAAAGTTGGTGATATTGCTGATGGGCAATATGGGCTGTCGATTAAAGGGAGCGATCAGTTCGAAATAAGAAAACTGACGTCATCGATTAATAAAATGTCATGGCGCCTAAAAGAATCTTTCGATAAAATTTTGAATGATAAAATTTATTGGGAGCAAGTACTTAATTCATTACCTGTTGGCATTATTACAATTGAGGAAAAAACGTGTGAATGTACTTTGAATCATGCAGCGGAGGATTTATTAAGTAGTAATAAAGAAACTGTGGAAGAGGAAGCGAAGCGGAAAGGGCATCTTGAAAATGAAGCATTTTGGAAAATCCTTTCTTCAAAAAGGATGGTCAAAAATGAGAAGGTCTCCTTCCAATTAGGTGATGATGAAAAGTTTTTACTTGTTTCACAATCTGCACTTTTAAACGAAAATCAAGTGATGATCGGGAGAATCTTCTATTTCGTTGATATAACAGAAACAGAAGAACTTGAGAAACGAATGCATCAAACAGAGAAACTCGCCCTTGTTGGGGAACTTGCTGCTGGTGCAGCACATGAAATCCGTAATCCACTAGCAGTGATAGATGGCTTTCTCGCCTTAATGAACCAGTCATTTACAGATGACCAAAAAGAACAATTCTATGTACCACTCCTTATGAAAGAGCTAGAACGAATTAACTCGATCATTGAAGAGATGCTACTATTGACAAAACCTAGTGCACCGAAGATGAAAACAGCGTATATCGAAGATTTATTAAAAGATATCATCCCTTTAATTACCAAGGGCAATAAAGAGGTAAGTGTTAAAATTGATCTTGAACGTAAGCCTCTCCTTATTGATGAAAAACAGATGAAACAAGTCTTTCACAACTTAATTCGAAACAGTATCGAAGCAATGGAAAAGCAGGGTGCGATCTTGATTTACTCCAAAGTGAATCAAGGGTTTTATCAACTATATATTGAAGATTGTGGCCTAGGCATTCCAGAAAAAATGCAGGAGTCCATTTTTAAACCATTTTTAACGTCTAAAGAAAAAGGGACAGGCTTAGGACTAACGATTGTTCAACGAATTATTGAAAACCATGAAGGACGCATTCAGCTAATCTCCTCATCGGATAAAGGAACGACATTTATGATTGAATTGCCGTTAATAATAGAACGAAATGGAAAGCCTTGA
- a CDS encoding EutN/CcmL family microcompartment protein, producing MFIGKVVGNVVCTHKDESLRGLKLLVVQPLNDDLTPKGKKIIAIDTIGQSGMDDVVYLAKSNESGLPLNRDLVAADAGIMGIIDKYNVNQ from the coding sequence ATGTTTATTGGCAAAGTTGTAGGAAATGTCGTTTGTACTCATAAAGATGAAAGTTTACGAGGATTGAAGTTATTAGTCGTTCAACCGCTAAACGATGATTTGACACCAAAGGGGAAGAAGATCATCGCGATCGATACGATCGGTCAATCGGGAATGGATGACGTTGTGTATTTAGCGAAAAGTAATGAATCAGGCTTACCGCTAAATCGTGACCTCGTCGCAGCGGATGCCGGGATTATGGGAATTATCGATAAATATAATGTGAATCAATAG
- a CDS encoding RpiB/LacA/LacB family sugar-phosphate isomerase translates to MVKKVAIGSDHGGYELKEHIKKELTKLGYEYVDFGCHDGESVDYPDVAFLVGESVATNDHYVGVMIDGVGIGSGMTANKIPGVRCAVCWDLSSVINSRDHNNANMLSIGGQTLGPGLATQMVKTWLETDFSGGRHDRRVTKIMEVESRFIKRWK, encoded by the coding sequence ATGGTGAAGAAAGTTGCGATTGGTAGCGACCACGGAGGCTACGAGTTAAAAGAGCATATAAAAAAAGAATTAACGAAACTAGGGTATGAATACGTCGATTTCGGTTGTCATGACGGTGAATCGGTTGATTATCCGGATGTTGCATTTCTCGTTGGAGAAAGTGTTGCCACAAACGATCACTACGTCGGGGTAATGATTGACGGCGTTGGGATCGGTAGCGGGATGACAGCGAACAAAATACCAGGTGTTCGTTGTGCGGTTTGCTGGGACCTCTCATCGGTCATTAATAGCCGCGATCACAACAATGCGAACATGTTGAGTATTGGCGGACAGACGCTCGGGCCAGGACTTGCGACGCAAATGGTGAAAACATGGCTTGAAACCGATTTTTCAGGTGGTAGACATGACCGACGAGTAACGAAAATCATGGAAGTGGAAAGTCGTTTTATTAAACGCTGGAAGTAG
- a CDS encoding BMC domain-containing protein produces the protein MVREALGMVETKGLVGAIEAADAMVKAANVQLVGREIVGGGIVTVMVRGDVGAVKAATEAGSDAAGRVGELLGVHVIPRPNSEVESILPKSE, from the coding sequence ATGGTAAGAGAAGCGTTAGGAATGGTTGAAACGAAAGGGTTAGTAGGAGCAATTGAAGCAGCAGATGCAATGGTGAAAGCAGCAAACGTTCAGTTAGTCGGTAGAGAAATTGTCGGTGGAGGAATTGTGACAGTCATGGTTCGCGGAGATGTAGGTGCAGTAAAAGCAGCAACAGAAGCTGGATCAGACGCAGCTGGACGTGTTGGTGAGCTATTAGGCGTACATGTAATCCCTCGTCCAAATAGTGAAGTTGAATCGATTCTACCGAAATCAGAATAA
- a CDS encoding EutN/CcmL family microcompartment protein — MKLAKVIGNVVATVKTHSHQGEKLMVVEPIDDQGKRIGDSFIAVDGAQAGVGDIVLIIEEGGSARTIMGNPEGAVDAIIVGIVDYLE, encoded by the coding sequence ATGAAACTCGCAAAAGTAATTGGTAATGTCGTTGCAACAGTGAAAACTCATAGCCATCAAGGTGAAAAGTTAATGGTTGTCGAGCCGATTGATGATCAAGGGAAGAGAATCGGTGACTCTTTTATCGCGGTTGATGGGGCGCAAGCAGGAGTTGGCGACATTGTGTTAATTATTGAAGAGGGCGGCTCAGCAAGGACAATCATGGGGAACCCAGAAGGTGCGGTTGACGCGATTATTGTTGGGATCGTCGATTATCTTGAATGA
- a CDS encoding BMP family ABC transporter substrate-binding protein codes for MQQSKQSKQTYMILLFATLVAVVFILLIIVRTNGILYEASNIEADQDHVVILTSDKIIDQSWGSLAYKGSLKIEDEFPASVSLFSEVNTEQLMKETVLEEMSNDPSLVIGHGREFSEVFTELAASYPDVHFVTIRGTGVHANQTVYTLDKLDSDYFAALVATMKSDTKKIGIIDAIDIRDDKPEFAAGLNRYAPEAELHYRFVGSRDDGETAVKQMDELLKEGVDVIYPRGNAYNRDVIKYAKDKGVYVIGFLDDQSYLAEDIVLTSVIGDVPQVYVVIMEDFYSEEGMPAGEIVLNESHGVNRLAPLGPMFDEEEKDRVKKEINKYRQGEISFD; via the coding sequence ATGCAGCAATCAAAACAATCAAAACAAACGTATATGATTCTACTATTTGCGACATTGGTTGCTGTAGTGTTTATATTGTTAATTATCGTTCGAACAAATGGCATTTTATATGAAGCATCAAACATAGAGGCTGATCAAGACCATGTTGTCATATTAACTTCAGACAAAATCATTGATCAAAGCTGGGGAAGTCTTGCTTATAAAGGATCATTAAAAATAGAGGATGAGTTTCCTGCTTCCGTTTCTTTATTTAGTGAGGTAAATACAGAACAGTTGATGAAGGAGACGGTATTAGAGGAAATGTCTAATGATCCTTCATTGGTCATTGGTCATGGTAGAGAATTTTCTGAGGTGTTTACTGAGTTAGCTGCATCGTATCCCGATGTGCACTTTGTTACAATTCGTGGCACAGGTGTGCATGCAAATCAAACCGTCTATACACTTGATAAGTTAGATAGTGATTATTTTGCTGCACTCGTAGCTACGATGAAATCAGACACGAAGAAAATAGGGATTATCGATGCCATCGACATCCGTGATGATAAGCCTGAATTTGCAGCAGGCTTAAATCGTTATGCACCTGAAGCTGAACTTCACTATCGTTTTGTAGGAAGTAGGGATGACGGTGAAACAGCAGTTAAGCAAATGGATGAGTTGCTAAAAGAAGGCGTTGATGTCATCTATCCAAGAGGAAATGCTTACAACCGAGATGTTATTAAATATGCCAAAGACAAAGGTGTTTATGTCATTGGATTTCTGGATGATCAATCCTACTTAGCAGAAGACATTGTATTAACGAGTGTCATTGGCGATGTCCCTCAAGTTTATGTCGTTATTATGGAAGACTTTTATAGTGAAGAAGGTATGCCAGCTGGTGAAATTGTTTTAAACGAATCTCATGGTGTAAATAGATTGGCTCCATTAGGGCCGATGTTTGATGAAGAAGAGAAGGATCGAGTTAAAAAAGAAATCAACAAATATCGTCAAGGTGAAATATCTTTTGATTAA